Proteins co-encoded in one Kribbella qitaiheensis genomic window:
- a CDS encoding extracellular solute-binding protein, protein MIRSSRSKPTARLALTAGVLSLVTALAACTPGSDTSAPPPQATASSVQTDAAKLGDVTLLVWDQEVRGGQAAQMTALNTAFQAKYPNIKLKRVSRSFDDLKTTLRLALSGNEPPDVVEANNGRSDMGEFVKANQLVPLDPYAAAYGWDKRYPESVRQYSSYSADGKTFGQGNLYGLPQVGEIVGIYYSKKKLAAAGVQPPMTWDEFQSSLATLKAKGEPPLVLGNLEKWPAIHVFGTVQGRTTSADTIKQLAFGRKGATWKTPENLKAAQTLTDWVGKGYFNQGFNGQDYDPAWQGFSKGKGTYLIAGTWLQADLGKAMGDDVGFIVPPGASADAKPLATGGTGLPFAITAKSKHPEAAAAYLNFITSQDAMATLAKTGNLPVADTATQHVSPGLQQDVFNAFGKTVQAGGLVPYLDYATPTMYDTIGAALQDLLAGKTTPDQFVDRLEKDYGAFAAKNG, encoded by the coding sequence ATGATCCGCTCTTCCCGATCGAAGCCGACAGCCCGACTCGCCCTCACCGCCGGGGTCCTGAGCCTGGTCACCGCTCTCGCAGCCTGTACGCCGGGCTCGGACACCTCGGCGCCACCTCCGCAGGCGACGGCATCTTCAGTGCAGACCGACGCCGCCAAGCTTGGCGACGTGACGCTTCTGGTCTGGGACCAGGAGGTCCGCGGCGGCCAGGCTGCCCAGATGACTGCGCTGAACACCGCGTTCCAGGCGAAATACCCGAACATCAAGCTCAAGCGGGTCTCCCGGTCCTTCGACGACCTCAAGACCACCCTGCGGCTGGCGCTGAGCGGCAACGAGCCGCCCGATGTGGTCGAGGCGAACAATGGCCGCTCGGACATGGGCGAGTTCGTTAAGGCGAACCAACTCGTACCCCTCGATCCGTACGCCGCGGCGTACGGATGGGACAAGCGCTACCCCGAGTCGGTGCGGCAGTACTCGTCGTACAGCGCTGATGGAAAGACGTTCGGGCAGGGCAACCTGTACGGGCTGCCGCAGGTTGGCGAGATCGTCGGCATCTACTACAGCAAGAAGAAGCTTGCCGCAGCCGGTGTGCAGCCGCCGATGACCTGGGACGAGTTCCAGTCGTCGCTGGCGACCTTGAAGGCCAAGGGGGAGCCGCCACTGGTACTTGGCAACCTGGAGAAGTGGCCCGCGATCCATGTCTTCGGCACCGTCCAAGGACGGACCACCTCTGCTGACACGATCAAACAACTAGCGTTCGGCCGGAAGGGTGCGACCTGGAAGACGCCGGAGAATCTCAAGGCCGCGCAGACGTTGACCGACTGGGTTGGCAAGGGCTACTTCAACCAGGGCTTCAACGGTCAGGACTACGACCCGGCCTGGCAGGGTTTCTCGAAGGGTAAGGGGACCTACCTGATCGCCGGCACCTGGTTGCAGGCCGATCTGGGCAAGGCGATGGGAGACGACGTCGGCTTCATAGTGCCTCCAGGTGCATCGGCTGACGCAAAGCCGTTGGCCACCGGCGGGACCGGACTCCCGTTCGCGATCACGGCCAAGAGCAAGCACCCGGAAGCAGCGGCGGCCTACCTCAACTTCATCACCAGCCAGGACGCGATGGCGACGCTCGCCAAGACGGGGAACCTGCCGGTTGCGGACACAGCCACCCAGCACGTCTCGCCCGGCCTGCAGCAGGATGTCTTCAACGCTTTCGGCAAGACCGTCCAGGCGGGCGGGCTGGTGCCGTATCTCGACTACGCGACTCCGACGATGTACGACACGATCGGTGCGGCGTTACAGGATCTGCTGGCCGGCAAGACGACCCCGGACCAGTTCGTCGACCGGCTGGAGAAGGATTACGGTGCCTTCGCCGCGAAGAACGGGTAG
- a CDS encoding carbohydrate ABC transporter permease yields MPSPRRTGSPPGEPRRIAYLYLLPGFVVYAAFLLYPLLRAVQLSFYDWDGLTLGRWIGLDNYREIVSDESLRSAFGHALILIVFFAVVPVCVGLLLASILNRAKVRGLPFFRTVVFLPQVVAMVVVAVAWRRIYAPDGSLNELLGALGLDSLQRGWLGDYALALPAVGFVGTWFETGLVTVLLLAGMSRISGDLYEAARLDGAGPVREFFAVTLPSVRGEIAVASTLTVIAALRTFDLVYVTTGGGPGNSTSVPSYEVYHRAFELGRVGSAAAVGVTLTLVILAISLVINRIGDRDTAQ; encoded by the coding sequence GTGCCTTCGCCGCGAAGAACGGGTAGCCCGCCCGGCGAGCCCCGGCGGATCGCCTATCTCTACCTCTTGCCGGGGTTCGTCGTCTACGCGGCCTTCCTGCTCTATCCGTTGCTTCGCGCCGTCCAGTTGTCGTTCTACGACTGGGACGGGTTGACGCTGGGGCGCTGGATCGGCCTCGACAATTATCGCGAGATCGTCAGTGATGAAAGCCTGCGCAGTGCTTTCGGCCACGCGCTGATCTTGATCGTGTTCTTCGCGGTCGTCCCGGTCTGCGTCGGACTGCTGCTCGCATCGATCCTGAACCGGGCCAAGGTTCGGGGGCTGCCGTTCTTCCGGACCGTGGTGTTCCTGCCGCAGGTGGTGGCGATGGTGGTCGTGGCGGTTGCGTGGCGCAGGATCTACGCACCCGACGGCAGCCTCAACGAGCTGCTCGGCGCGCTCGGCCTGGACTCCTTGCAGAGAGGCTGGCTCGGCGACTACGCACTGGCGCTGCCGGCGGTCGGCTTCGTCGGTACCTGGTTCGAGACCGGTCTCGTGACGGTGTTACTGCTGGCCGGGATGAGCAGGATCAGCGGAGACCTGTATGAAGCGGCGAGGCTAGATGGTGCCGGTCCGGTCCGGGAGTTCTTCGCGGTGACGCTGCCCTCCGTGCGTGGTGAGATCGCTGTGGCCTCGACGTTGACGGTGATCGCGGCCTTGCGGACCTTCGATCTGGTCTATGTCACCACCGGCGGCGGTCCTGGCAATTCGACCTCGGTTCCGTCGTACGAGGTGTATCACCGGGCCTTCGAGCTGGGCCGGGTCGGTTCGGCGGCGGCGGTCGGTGTCACCTTGACGCTCGTGATCCTGGCGATCTCGCTGGTGATCAACAGGATCGGCGACCGGGACACAGCCCAATGA
- a CDS encoding carbohydrate ABC transporter permease — translation MISRAEKSANYIVLVAFAVFALAPILTVVQSALGPPDEGTGSSVAGLGNFADAWRIGHFGTYLRMSVAVSVFVVLVSVLLSILSGFAFGVMRFRGSGPLFYLFLLGIMMPSEAIVVPLYFDLRSLGLTDTFWAVALPQVAQSVAFGTFWMRAYFRSSSRALVEAARLDGASTRRLLWQILVPLARPAIITMTVLVFMWTWNEFLIPLVMVTNESLRTAPLGLAFFQGQYTQGFTLLAAGAVIVATPVVVLYLFLQRHFIAGMLEGAVRE, via the coding sequence ATGATCTCGCGGGCCGAGAAGTCGGCGAACTATATTGTGCTGGTCGCGTTCGCAGTGTTCGCGCTCGCGCCGATCCTGACCGTCGTACAGTCCGCCCTCGGTCCTCCCGACGAGGGTACTGGCTCCTCCGTTGCGGGCCTCGGCAACTTCGCCGACGCCTGGCGGATCGGGCATTTCGGCACCTATCTGCGGATGAGTGTGGCCGTATCGGTCTTCGTCGTACTGGTCAGCGTGTTGTTGTCGATCCTCAGCGGATTCGCCTTCGGGGTGATGCGGTTCCGCGGCTCCGGTCCGTTGTTCTACCTCTTCCTGCTCGGCATCATGATGCCGAGCGAAGCAATCGTGGTGCCGCTGTACTTCGACCTGCGGTCGCTCGGCCTGACCGACACCTTCTGGGCGGTCGCGCTTCCCCAGGTCGCCCAATCTGTTGCCTTCGGCACCTTCTGGATGCGGGCCTACTTCCGCTCGTCGAGTCGCGCGCTGGTCGAGGCCGCCCGGCTGGACGGTGCATCCACCCGGCGATTGCTCTGGCAGATCCTGGTCCCGCTGGCCAGACCAGCGATCATCACGATGACCGTGCTGGTCTTCATGTGGACCTGGAACGAATTCCTGATCCCGTTGGTGATGGTGACCAACGAGAGCCTCCGAACGGCACCACTGGGCCTGGCCTTCTTCCAGGGGCAGTACACCCAAGGCTTCACCCTGCTCGCAGCGGGTGCGGTCATCGTCGCGACGCCTGTCGTCGTTCTCTACCTCTTCCTCCAGCGCCACTTCATCGCGGGCATGCTCGAAGGCGCTGTGAGGGAATAG
- a CDS encoding PIG-L family deacetylase, which produces MKRHRTMVALLAAAVLIPLGSLAATASAQAGGSPPGRYVAGPDTKIDVMGEWAHPDDDTSIIGPCGVWHQQFGTKCGIIMVTRGEGGGNSAGPELGPDLGLRRENEDRVAHYRSGTVDIFNLDRIDFFYNQSAPLTKYFWDSEETLRRVTRVIRTTQPEIYIGFTPTLAAGHGNHQQAGRLIWEGVLAAADPTKFPEQLRGPGALSTWQVKKVFSGGSTAGTGGTTTAANCATGFVPAAGNLDTVAGVWTGYDSPYKWPAGNLQAQPAGTPKSWQQVADEGRSAYPTQSRVMYKGTSVPACSRFGMTQSFVPFQPNVAADGTANPTAGMDDAILFGATKPDPGGLPRGTLEYLTFSRFLNVAGEAFQATLHLKSGSGRLRPGDVALTVPQGWTVSAPQQVGWVSDRGETRITFTVTPSTTAPVNVNARISALYTSGSKTGYTDNVVRIVSPTEGRFQRWGNWQEYDQWLAKTAPQATRLGRSAAIQSMAIGKTLAVPVVVHNWSNQPQSGTVGLTLPPNFTADAVSKPYPSLAAGAETTVTFQVTNTDIALPAAQNVSIPITTTYSAPAGTGNETLTLSLVPATAIAKASTAPVVDGTASPGEYAGATLDLGRIWQGAAGCTGVDDCGVSATGEGSTAKVNWSDDALYFFIHVRDDYQSYAVTSEECVGHWQADSVEILLDPRGNASEVLKDTANTFKLGIFPFTNDPANRNGNGANGPCWERDADNHQGYSTGPLGIGNAPGVQVATNAAWVGSNETTTPHAYAGGGYDLEVKIPLADLPAAVDPAKLGLNITPYDNDDTSAAGTTTLRHIDMSTRLGWSALGSVQSDPYRWGQAALTGYIPPAGRPTTPTAPDVSNPNLNGVLSPQTIAQSARNGVPISGRVPAPATNKLKVQKAKLSRSSVDLDVSSSGSGTAHLFLWSGLIGAIPVYTTSCSPAADPEPDYGLTPCAVTDGGYPSWSPDMSGHVVKQTTSAITTKTRQLSIPITAAQRDRLRADGRLLLSYETTKGEVQAFDLRLRR; this is translated from the coding sequence ATGAAGCGTCACCGCACGATGGTTGCCCTGCTGGCAGCCGCTGTCCTGATCCCTCTAGGTAGCCTCGCGGCCACTGCGTCGGCGCAGGCCGGCGGTAGTCCGCCCGGCCGGTATGTCGCCGGTCCCGACACGAAGATCGACGTGATGGGGGAGTGGGCCCATCCCGACGACGACACCTCGATCATCGGGCCGTGTGGGGTGTGGCATCAGCAGTTCGGTACCAAGTGCGGCATCATCATGGTCACCCGCGGCGAGGGTGGCGGGAACTCCGCTGGTCCCGAGTTGGGTCCGGACCTCGGGTTGCGGCGGGAGAACGAGGACCGGGTCGCGCACTACCGGTCCGGCACCGTGGACATCTTCAACCTGGACCGGATCGACTTCTTCTACAACCAGAGCGCCCCGCTGACGAAGTACTTCTGGGACTCCGAGGAGACCCTGCGCCGCGTCACGCGCGTGATCCGGACGACGCAGCCGGAGATCTATATCGGGTTCACGCCGACGCTCGCGGCAGGGCACGGCAACCACCAGCAGGCGGGCAGACTGATCTGGGAAGGTGTGCTGGCGGCTGCTGATCCGACCAAGTTCCCGGAGCAGTTGCGTGGACCGGGTGCGCTGAGCACGTGGCAGGTGAAGAAGGTGTTCTCCGGTGGCAGCACTGCCGGGACCGGGGGAACGACTACGGCTGCCAACTGCGCGACGGGCTTTGTCCCGGCTGCCGGAAACCTGGACACTGTTGCCGGTGTCTGGACCGGCTACGACTCGCCATACAAGTGGCCGGCCGGCAACCTGCAGGCTCAACCGGCTGGTACGCCGAAGAGCTGGCAGCAGGTGGCCGACGAAGGGCGATCGGCCTATCCGACGCAGAGTCGGGTGATGTACAAGGGAACTTCGGTGCCGGCTTGTTCGCGGTTCGGGATGACCCAGTCGTTCGTTCCGTTCCAGCCGAACGTGGCCGCGGACGGCACCGCCAACCCGACGGCGGGCATGGATGACGCGATCCTCTTCGGCGCGACCAAGCCGGACCCAGGTGGGTTACCGAGGGGGACGCTGGAGTACCTGACCTTCTCGCGATTCCTCAACGTGGCGGGGGAGGCGTTCCAGGCGACACTTCACCTCAAGTCAGGCTCAGGCCGGCTGCGGCCAGGCGATGTTGCGCTGACCGTGCCCCAGGGCTGGACTGTCAGTGCGCCGCAGCAGGTCGGCTGGGTCTCGGATCGTGGTGAAACCAGGATCACGTTCACCGTCACCCCGAGCACGACCGCTCCGGTCAACGTGAACGCCCGGATCTCCGCGCTCTACACCAGCGGTTCGAAGACCGGTTACACCGACAACGTCGTACGGATCGTCTCTCCGACCGAGGGCAGGTTCCAGCGGTGGGGCAACTGGCAGGAGTACGACCAGTGGCTTGCCAAGACCGCTCCGCAGGCAACTCGGCTCGGCCGATCGGCCGCGATCCAGTCGATGGCCATCGGTAAGACCCTTGCAGTACCGGTAGTCGTGCACAACTGGTCCAACCAGCCGCAGAGCGGCACAGTAGGGCTCACACTGCCGCCGAACTTCACGGCGGACGCGGTCTCGAAGCCGTACCCGAGCCTGGCCGCAGGAGCTGAGACGACGGTGACCTTCCAGGTCACCAACACCGACATCGCGTTGCCGGCAGCGCAGAACGTGTCGATTCCGATCACGACGACCTACAGTGCACCGGCCGGCACGGGCAACGAGACCCTGACGCTGTCTCTGGTTCCTGCTACCGCAATTGCGAAGGCATCTACCGCACCGGTCGTCGACGGCACAGCGTCACCTGGTGAGTACGCCGGCGCCACGCTCGACCTTGGCCGGATCTGGCAGGGTGCAGCCGGCTGCACCGGCGTTGACGACTGCGGAGTCTCAGCTACCGGAGAAGGCAGTACGGCGAAGGTCAACTGGTCCGACGACGCGCTGTACTTCTTCATCCATGTCCGCGACGACTACCAGTCCTATGCGGTCACGTCCGAAGAGTGTGTCGGGCACTGGCAGGCAGACTCGGTGGAGATCTTGCTCGACCCTCGCGGTAATGCCTCGGAGGTTCTGAAAGACACAGCGAACACCTTCAAGCTCGGCATCTTCCCGTTCACCAACGACCCGGCCAATCGCAACGGCAACGGCGCGAACGGGCCTTGCTGGGAACGCGATGCCGACAACCACCAGGGCTACTCCACTGGACCGCTCGGCATCGGCAACGCGCCCGGCGTTCAGGTGGCGACGAACGCCGCCTGGGTTGGCAGCAACGAGACAACCACGCCGCACGCGTACGCCGGTGGTGGCTACGACCTCGAGGTCAAGATCCCGCTGGCTGACCTGCCCGCGGCTGTCGACCCCGCCAAGTTGGGCCTCAACATCACGCCGTACGACAACGATGACACCTCGGCGGCGGGGACGACCACGCTGCGGCACATCGATATGAGCACCCGGCTCGGCTGGTCCGCGCTCGGTTCTGTCCAATCCGATCCGTACCGCTGGGGGCAGGCTGCTCTGACCGGGTACATCCCACCGGCCGGGCGGCCGACGACTCCGACCGCCCCGGACGTGTCCAACCCCAACCTGAACGGAGTTCTCTCTCCGCAGACGATCGCCCAGTCGGCGCGCAACGGCGTACCGATCTCGGGACGGGTGCCGGCGCCCGCGACGAACAAGCTGAAAGTGCAGAAGGCGAAGCTGTCCAGATCGTCCGTCGACCTTGACGTTTCGTCCAGCGGTTCGGGTACGGCTCACTTGTTCCTCTGGTCCGGACTCATCGGGGCCATCCCGGTCTACACCACCAGTTGTTCTCCCGCAGCTGATCCCGAACCGGACTACGGGTTGACTCCCTGCGCGGTCACAGACGGCGGCTACCCGTCCTGGTCGCCGGACATGAGCGGTCACGTCGTCAAACAGACGACCAGCGCGATCACCACGAAGACTCGGCAGCTCTCGATCCCGATCACCGCGGCCCAGCGAGACAGGTTGCGGGCAGACGGACGGCTGCTGCTCTCGTACGAAACCACAAAGGGTGAAGTCCAGGCCTTCGACCTGCGCTTGCGGCGGTAG
- a CDS encoding ester cyclase yields the protein MSVEGNKEIVGRWFTEFWGKEFAPSVIDELAAPDIRFEYSLHAPLRGRAAVREFATKFRAAFPDLGFEGTADLIAEGDYVVGQWIGGGTHTGDAFDDMPLGGLPTADTGKSMRFTGTSILKVEGGLITEELGLDDGITVLRQLGLITG from the coding sequence ATGTCGGTAGAGGGAAACAAAGAGATCGTTGGTCGCTGGTTCACCGAGTTCTGGGGCAAGGAGTTCGCCCCCTCCGTCATCGACGAGCTCGCCGCACCCGATATCCGTTTCGAGTACTCGCTTCACGCACCGCTTCGGGGACGCGCCGCAGTACGAGAGTTCGCCACCAAGTTCCGGGCCGCGTTCCCAGATCTTGGTTTCGAAGGGACGGCCGACTTGATTGCCGAGGGCGACTATGTCGTCGGTCAGTGGATCGGCGGTGGTACGCATACCGGCGACGCGTTCGACGACATGCCACTCGGTGGTCTGCCGACCGCCGACACCGGTAAGTCGATGCGTTTCACCGGCACCTCGATCTTGAAGGTGGAAGGCGGTCTGATCACCGAAGAGCTCGGCCTCGACGACGGGATTACCGTCCTCAGGCAACTGGGCCTCATTACCGGCTGA
- a CDS encoding cell wall protein, protein MTNTLDRRTLLTAAALGTTASLVGATAMGSLAPETAFAARSQSPEPGAPDPNFAEGRVTARDGSLILVSGSDGRLHRIRLTGGTSIWKLRPTTLDQVKVGDGLYARGVLMPDGTLAAESVWVNIVNLKVHVTAIGRNVLHLDHNGQKIVGHVVPGTSAAVYNGTAAVSDLSMLKVGKHAQVIGAWRPDTNEIDVATIYAAA, encoded by the coding sequence ATGACGAACACCTTGGATCGCCGGACCCTGCTCACAGCCGCCGCGCTGGGCACTACCGCGTCCCTCGTCGGCGCGACCGCGATGGGGTCGCTCGCACCCGAGACCGCCTTCGCGGCCCGCTCGCAAAGTCCCGAGCCCGGCGCACCCGACCCGAACTTCGCAGAGGGCCGGGTCACGGCCAGGGACGGGAGCTTGATCCTGGTCTCCGGCTCCGACGGCAGGTTGCACCGGATCCGTCTCACGGGTGGTACGAGCATCTGGAAGCTCAGGCCGACCACCCTGGACCAGGTCAAGGTCGGCGACGGCCTCTACGCCCGCGGCGTGCTGATGCCCGACGGTACCCTGGCCGCCGAGTCGGTCTGGGTGAACATCGTGAACCTGAAGGTTCACGTCACCGCGATCGGCCGGAATGTGCTGCACCTGGACCACAACGGCCAAAAGATCGTCGGCCACGTCGTACCAGGCACAAGTGCCGCCGTGTACAACGGCACGGCCGCGGTGTCCGACCTGTCGATGCTCAAGGTTGGCAAGCATGCGCAGGTGATCGGTGCATGGCGGCCGGACACCAACGAGATCGATGTCGCCACCATCTACGCAGCGGCCTAG
- a CDS encoding MauE/DoxX family redox-associated membrane protein yields the protein MVEEVAGLQALVIGALLVWSSYGKLVGSLVGARARRTALSSLVGEKRAEPAFRAVGGLELVIGTALLVPPLWTVDALAAAALAVGFLAYLGYARVVAPESSCGCAGSATTPVSWRSFARAGLLLLVAVLALTADTGWWSTPSPSAVVVALGVAMLFVTFSSELDRHWLMPLRRLKVRLTHPLAGTASYEVPLASTQQQLLRSGAYRAVNGLLRSDIRDHWDEGDWRFLSYTASYEDRPATAVFAVPRLRYEPDEIRVAIVDEEKGETLYRLSLLPVVAS from the coding sequence ATGGTTGAAGAGGTTGCGGGCCTGCAGGCGTTGGTGATCGGCGCGCTGCTGGTGTGGTCGTCCTACGGGAAGCTTGTGGGATCTCTGGTCGGTGCCAGAGCCCGCCGCACAGCCTTGTCGTCTCTGGTCGGCGAGAAGCGGGCGGAGCCTGCCTTCCGCGCTGTGGGTGGCTTGGAGCTGGTCATCGGCACGGCCTTGCTAGTGCCGCCGTTATGGACCGTGGATGCCCTCGCGGCCGCTGCGCTGGCCGTGGGCTTCCTTGCCTACCTCGGTTATGCGCGAGTGGTTGCTCCAGAATCGTCTTGCGGTTGCGCCGGCTCTGCAACTACTCCGGTCTCGTGGCGGTCCTTCGCCAGGGCCGGGCTGCTCCTGCTTGTGGCGGTCCTGGCCCTGACGGCCGACACAGGCTGGTGGTCAACGCCGAGTCCTTCCGCGGTGGTAGTAGCGCTCGGTGTCGCCATGCTGTTCGTCACCTTCTCGTCCGAGCTCGACCGGCACTGGCTGATGCCGCTCCGCCGGCTCAAGGTCCGGCTGACACACCCGCTGGCCGGTACGGCCTCGTACGAGGTGCCGCTGGCATCTACGCAGCAGCAACTGTTGCGTAGCGGCGCGTACCGGGCGGTGAACGGACTCCTGCGGTCCGACATCCGCGACCACTGGGACGAGGGGGATTGGCGGTTCCTCAGCTACACAGCCTCATACGAGGATCGTCCGGCGACGGCGGTCTTCGCGGTGCCGCGGCTGAGGTACGAGCCGGACGAGATCCGGGTGGCGATCGTCGACGAGGAGAAGGGGGAGACCCTCTACCGACTGTCGCTGCTGCCTGTCGTGGCGAGCTGA
- a CDS encoding extracellular catalytic domain type 1 short-chain-length polyhydroxyalkanoate depolymerase yields the protein MRKRVCVALTVLGFLILAAVGRAPAAAAASITEVTGFGTNPGNLRMFRYLPPGIGSGRPLVVALHGCTQSAQAYDDEPGWVELAQRWGFALLLPQQQSANNSSSCFNWFQTSDTARGAGEPLSIKQMVDRMVADQSSDTSRIFVTGLSAGGAMTAVMLATYPELFAGGAVVAGLPYRCASTLVEAFSCQSPGVNLTPSQWGAKVRAASAYSGLRPKVSIWHGASDSTVAYSNLNELMEQWTDVAGADQTVDLSDTVNGYPHNVYRTPDGRDAVETYSITGMSHGQPVYPGTGSQNCGTAAPYILSIGICAAGEIGRFWGLDNAGTPPPPSTTFAGVESEDGYVKAAADGSGATVGTSADLAIGRGVDGKENRALLSFDTGAIPDGASITRAWLTVRYAGGSGNPWADPTGNRLVVDVKTGCFDECATDAGDWSSASTAAASAAIAAFSMGSVSSTDFSPTGVAAINRSGRTQLRVRFERNPGSTAYRFLRSGPEITLSVTYAAAR from the coding sequence ATGCGCAAACGAGTCTGTGTCGCGTTGACTGTCCTGGGTTTCCTCATCTTGGCAGCGGTTGGCCGGGCGCCTGCGGCTGCGGCTGCATCGATTACAGAGGTAACAGGTTTCGGAACGAATCCTGGCAACCTGCGGATGTTTCGCTACCTGCCACCAGGCATCGGATCCGGTCGGCCACTGGTTGTGGCCCTGCATGGTTGCACGCAGTCGGCCCAGGCTTACGACGATGAACCTGGTTGGGTGGAGTTGGCGCAACGGTGGGGCTTCGCGCTGCTGTTGCCGCAGCAGCAGTCCGCGAACAATTCGAGTTCGTGTTTCAACTGGTTCCAGACCTCCGATACGGCTCGTGGGGCTGGAGAGCCGTTGTCGATCAAGCAGATGGTCGACCGGATGGTCGCCGATCAGAGTTCGGACACCTCGCGGATCTTCGTGACGGGGCTTTCCGCTGGGGGCGCGATGACCGCGGTCATGCTGGCGACCTACCCGGAACTGTTCGCCGGTGGTGCGGTCGTCGCTGGTCTCCCGTATCGGTGCGCTTCGACGCTGGTCGAGGCGTTCTCTTGCCAGTCGCCCGGTGTGAATCTCACCCCGTCCCAGTGGGGCGCCAAAGTCCGGGCCGCGTCAGCTTATAGCGGTCTGCGGCCGAAGGTGTCGATCTGGCATGGCGCCAGTGACTCGACAGTTGCCTATAGCAACCTCAATGAACTGATGGAACAGTGGACCGATGTTGCCGGCGCTGACCAGACAGTGGATCTGTCGGACACTGTAAACGGCTATCCGCACAACGTGTACCGCACGCCGGACGGCCGCGACGCTGTCGAGACCTACTCGATCACCGGAATGAGTCACGGTCAACCGGTCTACCCAGGCACCGGCAGTCAGAACTGCGGTACTGCGGCGCCCTACATTCTGTCGATCGGGATCTGCGCAGCGGGGGAGATAGGCCGCTTCTGGGGTTTGGACAACGCAGGCACGCCTCCTCCACCTTCCACAACGTTCGCAGGTGTCGAGTCTGAGGACGGTTACGTCAAGGCCGCGGCTGACGGCTCCGGTGCGACTGTGGGCACTTCGGCCGACCTCGCTATCGGCAGAGGTGTTGACGGCAAAGAGAATCGCGCCCTGCTGTCCTTCGATACCGGTGCGATACCGGACGGCGCTTCCATCACCCGAGCCTGGCTCACCGTTAGGTACGCAGGTGGGTCCGGTAATCCATGGGCCGATCCAACCGGTAATCGGTTGGTGGTCGATGTCAAGACTGGCTGTTTCGACGAATGCGCAACGGATGCAGGCGATTGGTCCAGCGCATCGACAGCCGCGGCCAGCGCAGCTATTGCTGCGTTCAGCATGGGGTCGGTCTCGTCCACAGATTTCTCCCCGACCGGTGTTGCCGCGATCAACCGGTCCGGTCGCACTCAGCTCCGAGTCCGCTTCGAGCGGAATCCCGGTAGTACGGCGTACAGGTTCCTGAGATCGGGGCCCGAGATTACTTTGTCTGTGACCTATGCGGCGGCTCGGTAG
- a CDS encoding tannase/feruloyl esterase family alpha/beta hydrolase: MHRIVISALLMTATIVTAGSGGTPATGSQPDLCAPAKHLRMPGAAYQVNACLADLTTAGTVTTGHTNPADYTGLTHAALPQQSGVPGVQIDGYFPDSSTTNTNHGWNHDSQFVLRLPTHWNGGLVVSGSPGVRAQYANDKAISDWVLAHGFAFAATDKGNTGSNFFTDGIRPGDAIVEWNLRMTQLTLAARATVTARYGKPPARTIAAGISNGGYLVRWQLENHPELYTRGVDLEGTLWSRNGPNLLTFLPPAIRGYERPNGPDHNAIVAAGFDPRSDFLWNYHYTVYWKLTQRIYASELDPSYHGTEADYVYAARPQAQQAVGRIALTGRIGRPLITLQGTLDSLLPITQDSDRYAAMVKQSGRQRLHTYRRIDGGNHVDGLVDTFPDLLNPLVPPFQHSITDDSRQPGVG, from the coding sequence ATGCACCGTATCGTCATTTCAGCCCTGCTGATGACCGCGACCATCGTCACCGCAGGTTCCGGCGGTACTCCCGCGACCGGCTCGCAGCCTGACCTCTGCGCGCCGGCGAAGCACCTCCGAATGCCTGGGGCTGCCTATCAGGTCAATGCGTGCCTGGCCGATCTAACGACCGCCGGAACCGTCACGACCGGCCACACCAACCCCGCCGACTACACCGGCCTCACCCACGCCGCCCTGCCGCAACAGTCCGGCGTACCCGGGGTGCAGATCGACGGCTACTTCCCAGACTCGTCGACCACCAACACCAACCATGGCTGGAACCACGACTCCCAGTTCGTACTCCGGCTGCCGACCCACTGGAACGGCGGCCTCGTCGTGTCCGGCTCGCCCGGTGTCCGCGCGCAGTACGCGAATGACAAGGCCATCTCCGACTGGGTTCTAGCGCACGGTTTCGCTTTCGCGGCCACCGACAAAGGCAACACAGGCAGCAATTTCTTCACCGACGGGATCCGGCCGGGAGACGCCATCGTCGAGTGGAACCTCCGGATGACCCAGCTGACACTGGCCGCCCGCGCCACCGTGACCGCCCGCTACGGAAAGCCACCCGCGCGGACGATAGCCGCCGGCATCTCCAATGGCGGCTACCTCGTCCGCTGGCAACTCGAGAACCACCCCGAGCTGTACACCCGCGGCGTCGACCTGGAAGGAACCCTCTGGAGCCGGAACGGGCCGAACCTCCTGACGTTCCTGCCGCCCGCCATCCGCGGCTACGAACGACCAAACGGTCCCGACCACAATGCGATCGTTGCCGCAGGGTTCGATCCGCGCTCGGACTTCCTCTGGAACTACCACTACACCGTCTACTGGAAACTGACCCAGCGCATCTACGCGAGCGAACTCGACCCGTCGTACCACGGCACCGAGGCCGACTACGTCTACGCCGCCCGACCGCAAGCCCAGCAGGCCGTAGGACGGATCGCTCTCACCGGAAGGATCGGTCGCCCACTCATCACCCTGCAGGGCACCCTGGACAGCCTGCTCCCCATCACCCAGGACTCCGACCGCTACGCCGCTATGGTGAAACAGTCCGGACGCCAACGGCTCCACACCTACCGACGCATCGACGGCGGCAACCACGTCGACGGCCTGGTCGACACCTTCCCCGACCTCCTCAACCCACTCGTCCCGCCGTTCCAACACTCGATCACCGACGACTCCCGACAGCCCGGCGTCGGGTGA